The following coding sequences lie in one Vibrio sp. ED004 genomic window:
- a CDS encoding FAD:protein FMN transferase, whose amino-acid sequence MSSNLPFVHRFHAMTVPCEVQILSIDLANFPGATAKEIADEIEQNTRRLEDKYNFYCEDSWLTQCINQRTSSDVELDSESAEVFQHLDRLSQLTFDTFDTTVGSIKHLLKQKPKMLHSHAFQALSSALGKQAWELEGAVELQGTDNLQGTAALQRTKLHIPDSRTRFDFGGVIKEYAVDQAVEIGKQRGATSMLVNFGGDIYALGTKPDGSAFNIAVLDPRDNKTPFFAVPLTNAALTTSAHSERQMQFGDKTTSHILSKQDIEKKILSVTAIASSTLEAGVLSTSLTLNPNISVPEDSAVIYIDDQLHIHQNTEFLHS is encoded by the coding sequence ATGAGTTCTAACCTGCCCTTTGTACATCGTTTTCATGCGATGACCGTGCCCTGTGAAGTGCAAATCCTGTCGATTGATTTAGCTAACTTTCCAGGGGCAACTGCGAAAGAAATCGCCGATGAGATAGAGCAAAACACACGCCGTTTAGAAGACAAATATAACTTCTACTGCGAGGACTCGTGGCTAACACAATGCATTAATCAACGAACGTCATCTGATGTCGAACTCGACTCTGAATCTGCCGAAGTATTCCAACATCTCGACCGATTAAGCCAACTGACATTCGATACCTTTGATACTACGGTCGGCAGCATCAAACATCTTTTAAAACAAAAGCCAAAGATGCTACACAGCCACGCCTTCCAAGCTCTATCTTCTGCTTTAGGTAAGCAAGCATGGGAGCTGGAAGGGGCCGTCGAGCTACAAGGAACCGACAATCTACAAGGGACTGCAGCTCTACAAAGGACAAAGCTACACATCCCCGATTCACGCACTCGCTTCGATTTTGGCGGTGTTATCAAAGAGTACGCCGTCGACCAAGCGGTAGAGATTGGCAAACAACGTGGGGCGACGTCGATGTTGGTGAATTTTGGCGGCGACATCTATGCGTTGGGAACCAAACCGGATGGCTCGGCATTTAACATTGCAGTGTTGGACCCAAGAGACAACAAGACACCATTTTTCGCAGTGCCTCTAACCAACGCAGCGCTCACGACTTCAGCTCATAGCGAACGTCAGATGCAATTTGGCGACAAGACCACCTCTCATATTTTGTCGAAGCAGGATATTGAGAAGAAGATTCTATCGGTTACCGCGATTGCTTCTTCCACATTGGAAGCGGGCGTGCTCAGCACATCTCTCACACTGAATCCCAATATTTCAGTACCTGAAGACAGCGCTGTTATCTACATCGATGATCAATTACACATTCACCAAAACACGGAGTTTTTGCATTCATGA
- a CDS encoding flagellar brake protein: MNAPLKKPLEHNQALQDPRNRTISTINSTDALAMIEHGSELTLNVSTPVGTKFLATTKFIGTHSDNCIVIEVPEVSSDDLRFFFQEGFWMTARAYSLRGEGALIHFRCQIHHTIGEPFPIIVLSTPSTMQVTQLRKETRYEVNLSSRVIFDDQRMNCEIRDLSKSGCRFVTSPTARSIQVADRVSIEITPENYNGPLIPPLRGIVCNLQKSTHYARYGVEFDDVGRANAKNLLGKLKFDGTKLRLRNA; the protein is encoded by the coding sequence ATGAACGCACCACTGAAGAAGCCTTTGGAGCATAATCAGGCACTTCAAGATCCTCGTAACCGCACCATTTCTACGATAAACAGTACCGATGCGCTGGCCATGATTGAGCACGGCAGTGAGCTGACGTTGAACGTCTCGACTCCTGTTGGCACCAAGTTTCTTGCCACCACCAAATTTATCGGTACTCACAGTGATAACTGCATTGTGATTGAGGTGCCGGAAGTATCGAGTGATGATCTACGCTTTTTCTTCCAAGAAGGTTTTTGGATGACGGCTCGTGCTTACTCTTTAAGAGGTGAAGGCGCACTTATCCACTTTAGATGCCAGATTCACCACACCATCGGCGAACCTTTCCCTATCATCGTGCTTTCAACACCAAGTACGATGCAAGTGACTCAGCTGCGTAAAGAGACACGCTATGAAGTGAACCTTAGCTCTCGAGTTATCTTTGATGATCAACGCATGAACTGTGAGATTAGAGACCTCTCGAAAAGTGGCTGTCGCTTTGTGACCTCTCCAACCGCTCGTTCAATTCAGGTTGCCGATAGAGTCTCTATCGAAATCACTCCTGAGAACTACAACGGCCCGTTGATTCCACCACTGAGAGGGATTGTGTGTAATCTTCAGAAATCTACGCACTACGCGCGCTATGGTGTCGAATTTGATGATGTCGGCCGTGCCAATGCGAAGAACTTATTGGGTAAGCTCAAGTTCGATGGCACCAAGCTTCGTTTACGTAATGCTTAA
- the dsbD gene encoding protein-disulfide reductase DsbD produces the protein MKSYLLTLILLFSSFLHAQESEFLPVEQAFPVSWEATDQGAVFSFDTHKGYYLYQSRFSFKEDSSLSTQEPQYSLPGEEKQDPNFGNVVVFHEPLTVTVPYTGSGKLIVRYQGCADKGLCYLPQKLVLDLPMIEALAAAQIEEQSNSLVQTLGEISEDTNGLSSFLSQAGKLQALLVFFLLGLGLSLTPCVLPMIPILASIIGGEKAMTGKKGAALSSSYVLGMATSYAMTGILVTTLAKGVNLQAAMQQPWLLSIFAAVFVLLALAMFGFYELQLPAALQQKLNSGSDKLGGGKIASVFAMGAISALVVSPCVSAPLAGALLYVSTTQDWMFGGATLFVMALGMGVPLIAIGASGGRLLLRSGAWMVSVKQVFGVLLLAVAIVLLSRFVAPSIIMIFWALLAIGTGVHFGALEAAQPGWARTRKFSALLPLSYGLILFVGYFLGNTDPLNPLANRESAQPIAATPFEKTDSIAQLEKQIQTAANAKQKVLVDLYADWCVSCKVIETNVFNDQQVSQKLKEWKTIKLDVTESSPEQMAWLNDKNVFGPPAIFFYSPDSGEIEPARVMGDIDKEGFNNKLKLANQIVATHTIEPTSLAN, from the coding sequence ATGAAAAGCTACCTACTCACGTTAATTTTATTGTTTAGCAGCTTTTTGCATGCTCAAGAAAGCGAATTTCTCCCTGTTGAACAAGCCTTCCCTGTCTCATGGGAAGCGACAGACCAAGGCGCGGTATTCAGCTTTGATACCCACAAGGGCTACTACCTGTACCAATCTCGATTCTCGTTCAAAGAAGATTCGTCATTATCGACACAAGAGCCTCAATACTCGCTGCCAGGTGAAGAAAAACAGGATCCTAACTTTGGTAACGTTGTTGTCTTTCACGAGCCACTCACCGTTACAGTACCTTACACTGGAAGTGGCAAACTCATCGTGCGTTACCAAGGCTGTGCAGACAAAGGGCTTTGCTATCTGCCACAAAAGTTAGTGCTCGATTTACCTATGATCGAAGCCTTAGCTGCAGCCCAGATTGAGGAGCAATCAAACTCTCTGGTTCAAACCCTCGGTGAAATCAGTGAAGACACGAATGGCTTATCTTCGTTCCTATCCCAAGCCGGTAAGTTACAAGCGCTGCTTGTGTTCTTCTTGCTCGGTTTGGGCTTGTCCCTCACGCCATGTGTACTGCCGATGATTCCAATTTTAGCCAGTATCATCGGTGGTGAAAAAGCGATGACAGGTAAGAAAGGCGCGGCACTTTCTAGCTCTTATGTTCTGGGTATGGCAACCAGTTATGCGATGACTGGAATCCTAGTTACCACATTAGCCAAAGGGGTCAACCTACAAGCTGCAATGCAACAGCCTTGGTTATTAAGTATCTTTGCGGCGGTTTTTGTTCTGCTTGCATTGGCCATGTTCGGCTTCTATGAACTTCAACTACCAGCCGCACTGCAGCAAAAACTCAACAGCGGTTCAGATAAGCTTGGTGGTGGCAAAATCGCCAGTGTTTTTGCCATGGGCGCAATATCAGCACTCGTCGTTTCGCCTTGCGTCAGTGCGCCATTAGCAGGTGCGCTGCTGTACGTTTCAACGACTCAAGATTGGATGTTTGGCGGAGCGACTCTGTTTGTTATGGCACTAGGTATGGGCGTACCACTTATCGCTATTGGAGCCAGTGGAGGACGCCTGTTACTAAGAAGTGGTGCGTGGATGGTGTCCGTAAAACAAGTGTTTGGCGTGCTGCTATTGGCGGTCGCTATCGTGTTGTTGAGTCGTTTTGTTGCTCCATCGATCATCATGATCTTCTGGGCACTGCTTGCTATTGGAACAGGTGTCCATTTCGGCGCGTTAGAAGCAGCACAACCGGGCTGGGCGCGCACTCGTAAGTTCTCCGCTCTGCTGCCACTGAGTTACGGTTTGATTCTGTTTGTCGGTTATTTCCTAGGGAACACCGATCCGCTTAACCCGCTTGCGAACCGTGAGTCAGCCCAACCTATTGCGGCTACTCCCTTTGAAAAAACAGACTCGATTGCTCAGCTAGAGAAACAGATACAAACCGCAGCCAACGCTAAACAGAAAGTACTGGTCGACCTTTATGCGGATTGGTGTGTCTCTTGCAAAGTGATTGAAACGAATGTGTTTAATGACCAACAAGTGAGCCAAAAACTGAAAGAGTGGAAGACCATAAAACTTGATGTGACCGAGAGTTCACCAGAACAAATGGCATGGCTTAACGACAAAAATGTGTTCGGCCCACCAGCCATTTTCTTTTACTCACCCGACAGCGGTGAAATAGAGCCTGCGCGTGTAATGGGAGATATTGATAAAGAGGGTTTCAACAACAAACTCAAACTCGCTAATCAGATTGTTGCGACTCATACAATTGAGCCAACCAGTTTAGCGAATTAG
- a CDS encoding DUF4266 domain-containing protein — protein sequence MLNKVTLIGLLAIPMTANAALELDLSGLGKKPVEQQANDSGTSEGPIIEEEIISSTVYSSGGDYSNPEAKRATRRNIEMVKPKAKQLVIEEKAPEVSNEPSALAFVDEFLGIEPVKPWEKGTLAQKEMKPGGPVPEFDVFSEKVFAYKQGSVGGSGVGGGGCGCN from the coding sequence ATGCTAAACAAAGTCACCCTTATTGGGCTACTCGCTATTCCAATGACCGCAAACGCAGCTCTGGAACTCGACCTTAGTGGTTTAGGCAAAAAGCCCGTTGAACAACAAGCCAACGATAGCGGGACAAGCGAAGGCCCAATCATTGAAGAAGAGATCATCTCCAGCACTGTTTATTCAAGTGGCGGTGATTATTCAAACCCAGAAGCAAAACGTGCAACCAGACGAAATATTGAAATGGTGAAGCCCAAGGCAAAGCAACTGGTCATCGAAGAGAAAGCACCAGAAGTAAGCAACGAACCCTCTGCTCTGGCTTTCGTCGATGAGTTTCTTGGTATTGAACCAGTAAAGCCTTGGGAAAAAGGCACATTGGCTCAAAAAGAGATGAAACCCGGTGGCCCAGTACCTGAGTTCGACGTCTTTTCTGAAAAGGTCTTCGCTTACAAACAAGGTTCCGTCGGCGGCAGTGGTGTTGGTGGCGGTGGCTGTGGTTGTAACTAA
- a CDS encoding TlpA disulfide reductase family protein, with product MFTRALALLALCLCLPALAYQEGDSLSPDVIEKLQLNNDELTIIDFFAEWCVSCREELPEVNQLYTELKGTGVTFKGVDVDEDVDVGLAFQKQLGLEFPVVNDPEQALIAEFKPIGMPALYYIYQGKVIKIRFGAINHIGDVITDDLTKMGVQL from the coding sequence ATGTTTACACGAGCCTTAGCGTTATTGGCGCTGTGCCTTTGTTTACCTGCATTAGCTTATCAAGAAGGCGATTCTTTATCACCAGACGTTATCGAGAAACTGCAACTAAACAACGATGAGCTGACCATTATCGACTTCTTTGCAGAGTGGTGTGTCTCTTGCCGTGAAGAGCTACCGGAAGTCAATCAACTCTACACCGAACTCAAAGGCACAGGCGTCACATTTAAAGGCGTCGATGTTGATGAAGATGTTGATGTTGGCTTGGCGTTTCAAAAGCAGCTAGGGCTGGAATTCCCTGTTGTTAACGACCCTGAACAGGCGTTGATTGCCGAGTTCAAGCCGATCGGCATGCCTGCGCTTTACTACATCTATCAAGGCAAGGTTATCAAGATTCGCTTTGGTGCCATTAACCACATTGGCGACGTCATTACTGACGACCTCACCAAGATGGGAGTGCAACTGTAA
- a CDS encoding tetratricopeptide repeat protein, giving the protein MNKIYLLGLALILVGCQSTSNVKTETTEDMKVAEVALMNGKPESAMDLYRKLLAANPDDPQLLLLMGSAANQASRYDEALHYLQRGIELNQSSAIYRELGRAWLALGEIEQATSALEESVRLEASDDVAQNSLGVSYSLNKQYSKARESYSHALSLMPSSNEYRNNLAMAWILDGRPEQGIRILHPIFVRGEASVKLQLNLALAYALSGDSDSAKSIARAHLSQPEYANNSLYYQELAAQADKGAQ; this is encoded by the coding sequence ATGAACAAGATTTATCTCTTGGGTTTGGCGCTGATTCTAGTTGGCTGCCAATCAACTAGTAATGTTAAAACCGAGACCACTGAAGATATGAAAGTCGCCGAGGTGGCGCTGATGAATGGTAAGCCAGAAAGTGCCATGGATCTTTATAGAAAATTGCTGGCAGCGAATCCCGATGACCCACAGCTGCTATTGCTGATGGGCTCTGCCGCGAATCAAGCCAGTCGTTATGATGAAGCTCTGCATTACCTACAGCGTGGTATCGAGCTTAACCAATCGAGTGCAATTTACAGAGAGCTTGGCCGAGCATGGTTAGCCCTAGGTGAAATAGAGCAAGCCACATCAGCTCTCGAAGAGTCTGTCCGATTGGAAGCGTCAGATGATGTTGCTCAAAACAGTTTGGGCGTAAGTTACTCGCTCAATAAACAATACTCAAAAGCGCGTGAATCTTACTCACATGCTCTTAGCTTGATGCCATCCAGTAATGAGTACCGCAACAACTTAGCCATGGCTTGGATTCTCGATGGAAGGCCAGAGCAAGGGATCCGAATTCTGCACCCGATCTTTGTCCGAGGCGAAGCGAGTGTAAAACTCCAACTCAACCTAGCACTGGCTTACGCTCTTTCGGGAGACAGTGATTCAGCGAAAAGTATCGCTCGCGCGCACCTATCTCAACCGGAATACGCCAACAATAGCCTGTATTACCAAGAGCTTGCAGCTCAAGCTGATAAAGGAGCACAGTAA
- a CDS encoding TadE family protein: MLSRQKGAQSVEFAMLVVPFLILIIGFFEICRLLLVNIILDVAVNAGVREAKTRPISPISDQAFAETIAKFPLIDKSKLVLDPSQLYAENFSDLVNEKPVSKSRAVLGEYKVSYSFSFALLPNLSTQFSESIGNMTTLKRKVLVSYDNK, encoded by the coding sequence ATGCTCTCTCGTCAGAAAGGGGCGCAGAGCGTCGAGTTTGCAATGTTGGTGGTACCGTTCCTGATACTGATCATCGGTTTCTTTGAGATCTGCCGCCTGCTGTTGGTCAACATCATCCTTGATGTAGCCGTTAATGCGGGTGTTCGTGAGGCCAAGACACGGCCGATTAGTCCTATTTCAGACCAAGCTTTTGCCGAGACTATCGCAAAGTTCCCACTGATAGATAAGAGCAAGCTCGTCTTGGATCCATCGCAGCTATACGCCGAAAACTTCTCAGATTTAGTTAATGAGAAACCGGTATCCAAAAGCAGAGCAGTGTTAGGCGAGTACAAGGTGTCTTACTCATTTTCATTTGCCTTATTACCTAATCTATCAACTCAGTTTTCTGAGTCTATCGGCAACATGACAACCTTGAAAAGAAAGGTACTGGTTAGTTATGACAACAAATAA
- the tadF gene encoding tight adherence pilus pseudopilin TadF — MTTNKTPRKKQAGSAAIEFPFVVLALMIILWGLVATYRLFNLQTQLDNVAYNLVNAVSLTQLKPEQGPNGLPNTLKDQLLDLAERYLPQDIKRSDIGLVLESRVFDTTTSNWEYKNIHAGITCQKYTPIDQLETLIVEGSGDPALVGRPSTLVQLTLCVNTPFDYKRLDLPKTLSSSSVVIGKHYG, encoded by the coding sequence ATGACAACAAATAAAACACCTCGAAAAAAACAAGCGGGTTCAGCAGCGATTGAATTCCCCTTCGTTGTACTCGCACTCATGATCATTTTGTGGGGACTTGTTGCTACCTACCGCTTATTCAACCTACAGACTCAGCTCGACAACGTGGCATATAACCTAGTCAACGCCGTTTCACTAACGCAACTGAAACCAGAGCAAGGCCCAAACGGATTACCTAATACGTTAAAGGATCAGCTTCTCGATCTCGCCGAACGTTATCTTCCGCAAGACATCAAGCGCAGCGATATTGGGCTGGTACTTGAAAGCCGTGTATTTGATACCACTACTTCGAACTGGGAATACAAGAACATCCATGCCGGGATCACCTGCCAAAAGTACACACCCATCGATCAACTAGAGACACTTATCGTTGAGGGAAGCGGCGACCCTGCGTTAGTTGGAAGACCATCCACCTTGGTTCAACTCACTTTATGTGTGAATACACCGTTTGACTACAAGCGGCTCGATCTTCCTAAAACACTCTCAAGTTCATCAGTTGTGATAGGAAAGCATTATGGTTAA
- a CDS encoding DUF3570 domain-containing protein, which translates to MKKLPITLLSAAAVANVALAEDHISVHYLSYEEYDDRVSANDTMVSIEKSIGLDWTLNAEISYDSVSGASPAWGPTTPPASNADQINRALKTQQAQDKTNEVIRAGYDPHRSGYEIQKVGLEDTRKSISLSATYRDTLRNEWTLGGNASQEEDYESLGINGKGLVYADSAKNRSYSLGGSALFDKTQAFGKYSLGSSNSQSWEDIFTGSLEAGLSQTFTPNLYSIFTAYAGYRSGYLSNHYLTVLREVDINDDGKIDDDEVFLGQDSRPDTRLSGGINLQAFYSLSDSLKIRPRYKWFMDDWGVMSHQLGGKLSWRVSEWLTLAPGYFWYTQDAADFYRDPSSADPSFASTGYATSDLRLGNFTANAYELGASIKVHKKLRLNALAAYYEQSNGFEAQWWAVGATYEF; encoded by the coding sequence ATGAAAAAACTACCAATTACGCTGCTCAGTGCAGCGGCAGTGGCTAACGTGGCATTAGCTGAAGATCATATCTCTGTTCACTACCTTAGCTATGAGGAATACGATGACAGAGTATCAGCCAACGACACCATGGTTTCGATTGAGAAAAGCATCGGCTTAGATTGGACATTAAACGCAGAAATAAGCTACGACAGTGTTTCCGGAGCTTCACCAGCATGGGGGCCGACGACACCTCCCGCGTCCAATGCCGATCAAATCAATCGCGCCTTGAAAACTCAACAAGCACAAGACAAAACCAACGAAGTGATTCGTGCGGGGTACGATCCTCACCGTAGTGGTTATGAAATCCAAAAAGTAGGACTTGAAGACACCAGAAAATCCATCAGCTTGAGCGCGACCTATCGCGACACCTTACGTAACGAATGGACCCTCGGTGGTAATGCCTCACAAGAAGAAGATTATGAAAGCCTTGGTATCAATGGTAAAGGTTTAGTCTATGCCGACAGCGCGAAAAACCGTTCGTACAGCTTAGGTGGCTCAGCCCTTTTCGATAAGACTCAAGCGTTCGGCAAATACTCTCTGGGCTCATCCAATAGCCAGAGCTGGGAAGATATTTTCACTGGTAGCTTGGAAGCTGGTTTATCACAAACCTTCACGCCTAATTTATATAGCATTTTTACCGCTTATGCGGGTTACCGCAGTGGCTATTTAAGCAATCACTATTTAACGGTTCTGCGTGAAGTTGATATCAATGACGACGGTAAAATCGATGATGACGAAGTGTTCTTAGGGCAAGATTCTCGACCAGACACACGACTCTCTGGCGGTATTAATCTCCAAGCCTTTTACTCACTGTCCGATAGCCTAAAAATCCGACCAAGATACAAATGGTTCATGGATGATTGGGGCGTGATGTCTCACCAGTTAGGCGGCAAATTATCTTGGCGTGTGAGCGAATGGCTAACATTAGCACCGGGCTATTTCTGGTACACACAAGACGCGGCCGATTTTTATCGCGATCCAAGCAGTGCAGATCCTTCTTTTGCCTCAACAGGTTATGCCACTTCTGACCTTCGCTTAGGTAACTTCACAGCCAATGCTTATGAACTGGGTGCGAGTATTAAGGTACATAAGAAATTACGCTTGAATGCGCTTGCGGCGTATTACGAGCAGAGCAACGGTTTTGAAGCTCAATGGTGGGCGGTTGGAGCAACCTATGAGTTCTAA
- a CDS encoding GNAT family N-acetyltransferase, translated as MKAVKWVQEENQITVELEPNQFAVVKYQKDGDVLHITSTRIPDELQGKGFGKVMMESVLPEIEQAGFKIVPVCSYVVHYMNRQKQWSHLLSDKAQ; from the coding sequence ATGAAGGCAGTAAAATGGGTTCAAGAAGAGAACCAGATCACAGTTGAGCTAGAACCGAACCAATTCGCGGTTGTTAAGTATCAGAAGGATGGCGATGTATTGCACATTACCTCGACTCGTATTCCTGATGAACTGCAAGGCAAAGGCTTTGGCAAGGTGATGATGGAGTCGGTATTACCTGAAATTGAACAGGCGGGCTTCAAAATTGTGCCAGTGTGTAGCTACGTGGTGCACTACATGAACAGGCAAAAACAGTGGTCACATCTTCTATCCGATAAAGCACAGTAA
- a CDS encoding VWA domain-containing protein, with the protein MVKPIFGSIALKKQQGSMTISFLALLFPALFIAVGTLMISAQVMVSNRAAQAADSAALACAFADTATLPMMRAYQEYYKPTLKGVSGLTPQNQGSSCRISLGYSLSPLLPNFEYESYAKKVTATGGGYKGVVESKHSSIPTELVLVLDVSGSMGSNIQSLKSILSDALNTIQSQSRNANDLDSVSISIVPFDSGVAAQRPPWISKEAAGIYCIDGLSYRNGNFSAAQTVDNLATLHSERPVKFTPPSQWLSDCNQDSPMLPLTSVFSRVQNSINNLTANGGTRSFHGLLWGVRQLIPSWQQAWGINVSTVPETRRKLVLFTDGADEGDTFDQLVNAGFCTTAINQYGIEMNFIGYGVSSSRIAQFERCAGNPSRVFSATNTVQLNEYFSDILAVEYSATIKLTQASN; encoded by the coding sequence ATGGTTAAACCAATATTCGGCAGCATTGCGCTTAAAAAGCAGCAAGGCTCCATGACCATTTCATTCTTGGCGTTACTGTTTCCAGCGCTTTTCATCGCTGTTGGCACCCTGATGATCTCCGCACAAGTGATGGTTTCAAATCGAGCAGCGCAAGCCGCCGATTCGGCCGCATTAGCGTGTGCTTTTGCTGACACAGCCACACTCCCAATGATGCGGGCTTACCAAGAGTACTATAAGCCAACCCTAAAAGGTGTGAGTGGATTAACACCACAAAACCAAGGATCAAGCTGTCGTATTAGCCTTGGTTATTCATTGTCACCGTTACTGCCCAACTTTGAATATGAAAGCTACGCAAAAAAAGTAACGGCGACAGGTGGTGGTTATAAAGGTGTAGTTGAAAGCAAGCACTCTTCGATTCCAACAGAGCTGGTTTTAGTCCTTGATGTGTCTGGATCGATGGGTTCAAACATCCAGTCGTTGAAATCCATTTTGTCCGATGCTTTGAATACGATTCAATCTCAGAGTAGGAATGCTAACGATTTAGATTCTGTAAGCATTTCAATCGTTCCTTTCGACTCTGGAGTCGCAGCGCAGCGCCCACCTTGGATATCCAAAGAAGCGGCAGGAATCTACTGTATTGATGGGCTTAGCTATCGCAATGGCAATTTTTCTGCGGCACAGACCGTCGACAACCTAGCGACGCTGCACTCAGAACGCCCTGTGAAGTTTACACCTCCAAGCCAATGGTTAAGCGACTGTAACCAAGATTCACCAATGCTGCCATTAACCAGCGTCTTTTCTCGCGTCCAAAACTCGATAAACAACCTAACGGCGAATGGCGGCACTCGCTCTTTTCACGGTTTGTTATGGGGAGTGAGACAGCTGATCCCGAGCTGGCAACAAGCATGGGGAATCAACGTAAGTACAGTACCTGAAACCAGAAGAAAGCTGGTGCTCTTCACCGATGGTGCTGACGAGGGAGACACGTTTGACCAACTGGTTAACGCTGGGTTCTGTACTACCGCAATCAATCAATATGGCATCGAAATGAACTTCATCGGCTATGGCGTCAGCTCGTCTCGAATCGCCCAATTCGAGCGTTGCGCAGGGAATCCATCACGTGTGTTTAGTGCCACGAATACCGTCCAACTCAACGAGTATTTTTCCGACATTCTCGCCGTTGAATACTCGGCAACCATCAAACTCACTCAAGCATCTAATTAG
- a CDS encoding phosphotransferase, translating to MSQPIPSNNLAQSQESSSQNQPELYQKIATSLGCLQGFDVQVIQRLWGGYGELVRLVFAKGHSASMNVVIIKHVALPDKAEHPKGWNTKLSHQRKVHSYQVETAWYQFFTQQWDERCPIPVGLHCELAENEWLIVMQDLTDIGFPLTSQFDVLIVSDESVVKGTQPRYTSVEVKQRNACLKWLAHFHAKHIHIDRERSVSLWQVGTYWHLDTRPDELNALADLPLKIQAQNIDRLLRQCPYQTLVHGDAKLANFCFDSESENAAAVDFQYVGNGCAMKDVALFMSSAIRPQDCAELESQVLDTYYQDLKEALAHYQPQLSFDDVEKAWRPMFYVAWADFQRFVKGWSPEHWKINPYSEQLTQAVIQQLEVSK from the coding sequence ATGTCTCAACCAATACCCTCAAACAACCTTGCTCAGTCACAAGAGAGTTCAAGTCAAAACCAACCTGAGCTTTATCAAAAAATAGCGACCTCACTCGGGTGTCTCCAAGGGTTTGATGTTCAAGTTATTCAACGCTTGTGGGGCGGCTACGGCGAGTTAGTTCGCTTGGTCTTTGCTAAAGGTCATAGCGCTTCTATGAACGTCGTCATCATTAAACATGTTGCGTTGCCAGATAAAGCGGAACACCCTAAAGGCTGGAATACTAAGCTCTCTCATCAGCGCAAAGTTCATTCTTACCAAGTGGAAACGGCATGGTATCAGTTCTTCACTCAACAGTGGGACGAGCGTTGTCCTATTCCTGTTGGACTGCACTGTGAGTTAGCAGAGAACGAGTGGCTTATCGTAATGCAAGACCTTACTGATATCGGCTTTCCGTTAACTTCTCAGTTCGATGTACTTATCGTTTCTGATGAATCGGTTGTCAAAGGTACTCAACCTCGCTATACCTCCGTCGAGGTTAAACAGCGTAATGCTTGCCTAAAATGGCTCGCTCACTTTCACGCAAAGCACATCCATATCGACAGAGAACGGTCGGTGTCATTGTGGCAAGTCGGTACTTACTGGCACCTAGACACTCGTCCTGATGAGTTGAATGCTTTGGCTGATTTGCCATTGAAGATCCAAGCACAAAACATCGATCGATTACTCAGACAGTGTCCTTATCAAACCTTGGTTCACGGTGACGCAAAGTTAGCCAACTTCTGTTTTGATTCAGAGAGCGAAAACGCGGCTGCCGTCGATTTTCAATATGTTGGAAACGGCTGTGCGATGAAAGACGTCGCCTTGTTTATGAGTAGCGCGATTAGACCGCAAGATTGCGCAGAGCTTGAATCACAGGTGTTAGATACTTACTACCAAGACCTGAAAGAAGCATTGGCACACTATCAACCTCAACTTTCGTTTGATGATGTTGAAAAGGCATGGCGACCAATGTTTTACGTGGCGTGGGCTGATTTCCAACGTTTTGTGAAAGGTTGGAGCCCAGAGCATTGGAAGATTAATCCTTATAGTGAACAGCTGACTCAAGCGGTTATTCAACAGTTGGAAGTGTCGAAGTAA